A DNA window from Hordeum vulgare subsp. vulgare chromosome 1H, MorexV3_pseudomolecules_assembly, whole genome shotgun sequence contains the following coding sequences:
- the LOC123410062 gene encoding uncharacterized protein LOC123410062 produces MANANGWRRVARVVLEGLDQVVGTPEETTSLIDPAIAKFEAQVQLLRAIRCGASIEEATAGYVDPAPDGVSPTTLLEDARRNIQRRRSLHGLACGVPLCANKLGLGPNEAWREIWESCNRTALRFTRRMEECLRNAASLYMAARDAIDLASVLPIGAPLRVAWMEAAELLTVDAVREARALHNRVVLMRQILLLQSRISTHILQPAL; encoded by the coding sequence ATGGCGAACGCGAACGGGTGGCGGAGGGTGGCGCGGGTGGTGTTGGAAGGCCTCGACCAAGTTGTCGGCACCCCGGAAGAAACCACCAGTCTGATCGACCCCGCCATCGCCAAGTTCGAGGCGCAAGTCCAGCTACTGCGCGCGATCCGCTGCGGCGCCAGCATCGAGGAGGCAACCGCAGGCTACGTCGACCCGGCTCCCGACGGGGTCAGCCCCACCACGCTCCTCGAGGACGCCCGGCGCAACATCCAGCGCCGCCGCTCGCTCCACGGCTTGGCCTGCGGCGTCCCCCTCTGCGCCAACAAACTGGGCCTGGGACCCAACGAGGCATGGAGGGAGATATGGGAGAGCTGCAACCGCACCGCGCTCCGCTTCACCCGCCGCATGGAGGAATGCCTCCGCAACGCCGCGTCCTTGTACATGGCGGCCCGGGACGCCATCGACCTCGCCTCGGTTCTCCCGATCGGGGCCCCGCTCCGCGTCGCCTGGATGGAGGCGGCCGAGCTGCTCACAGTCGACGCCGTCAGGGAGGCCAGGGCGTTGCACAACCGCGTGGTCTTGATGCGGCAAATCCTTCTTCTGCAGTCCAGGATCTCCACGCACATACTGCAGCCTGCGCTATGA